The following coding sequences lie in one Apium graveolens cultivar Ventura chromosome 3, ASM990537v1, whole genome shotgun sequence genomic window:
- the LOC141715174 gene encoding uncharacterized protein LOC141715174: MLAKLEDGETLILYLVVSEYSISAELVKEEASHQWPVYYVSKRLLDAETRYTSMEKLVYVLILAARKLRPYFQAHRIEVRTAYPLRHILHKPESSGRMLKWAVELGQFDLEYCPRTAIKGQVLADFILEFDSEVDDKAIVLEEPSSRENPPGGKRQELPHPWWILHVDGTVNKSGSGAGIVLVTPEGYRLMSAIHFKFYVTNNDTEYEALINGLKLALEVGVVNMIVRSDSELVVNQVNRGFQSRGPRTELYKRCAQHLSEKFRSARL; the protein is encoded by the coding sequence ATgttggccaagctggaagacGGAGAGACATTGATTCTTTACTTGGTAGTATCTGAATACTCTATCAGCGCGGAGTTGGTGAAGGAGGAAGCAAGCCACCAGTGGCCCGTGTACTATGTGAGTAAAAGGTTGCTAGATGCGGAAACCAGATATACCAGTATGGAAAAACTGGTGTACGTTCTTATTCTTGCGGCACGAAAGTTAAGACCATATTTTCAGGCTCACCGAATAGAAGTTCGCACCGCTTATCCACTCCGGCATATTCTACACAAACCTGAATCATCGGGAAGAATGTTAAAATGGGCGGTAGAGCTAGGACAATTCGATTTGGAATATTGTCCTCGCACGGCAATCAAGGGACAGGTGTTGGCTGATTTCATACTTGAGTTTGATTCTGAAGTAGATGACAAGGCCATAGTGTTGGAGGAACCTTCCTCGCGAGAAAATCCTCCTGGTGGTAAAAGGCAGGAACTCCCACACCCTTGGTGGATCTTACATGTCGATGGGACCGTAAATAAAAGTGGATCAGGTGCCGGGATTGTGTTGGTCACTCCGGAGGGGTACCGTTTGATGAGTGCTATCCATTTCAAATTTTATGTCACTAACAATGACACTGAGTATGAAGCTTTGATCAACGGTCTGAAATTAGCTCTGGAGGTGGGGGTTGTGAATATGATAGTTCGGAGTGACTCTGAATTAGTTGTGAACCAAGTCAACAGAGGTTTCCAATCCCGGGGACCACGGACGGAGTTATACAAGAGATGTGCGCAACACCTATCGGAAAAATTTAGAAGTGCCAGGCTATAA